GCTGACCTTGGGACCATTAAGCTAGAAAGTGTTCATTTCTTTGTGGAGGTCAGCAGCCCAGCCTTATGATAACTCACACTGGTACAGCACTTCACAAAGGGCTATCCTTGTAACAGTCTGGCCACAGAGTTGGCAGAATAACTATcacctcttctccccactccagatgagaaaactgaggctcacagaaacTGACTTGCCAAGATTGCGGAGCTAGTATGTGGTTAAGGCAGATTTGATTTCCCACAGCTGCCTCCCTATATTAGGAGGCATTTTCTCTAGACTGATTACACTCATTAATCTGGGCTTTTTCTGCTCACAACTGTCTTCAGATCCCATTTGAGACCACTATTTTTCCCTCGAAAGCCAGTCATCTTTCCTACTGGAAACATGATAGGCTTTTTCAGTTTCTCCTCCTTTACTTAAATAAGCTGAGGGCTGGAAACCACCTCAAGGGTCACCTAGCCCAACTAACACCAAACCATGAACACCTACGAGGAGTCACAAGGCTTCTGCTAGAAAACCTCCCCGTGTTTCCTGAGGCAGCCCACTCCAcgtttggacagctctaaatttttttttttttaaagaaagttttctcttccatgaagccttaaATCTGCTCAtcccatctttttttatttttgtccccCATTTTTTTACTCCAGCTTTTGCTGAGCCTGGAGGGTATTGTAAACTACACACATGGTTCTTATTGTAGGGACTAATTAGCTACTCTGAAATATTTTGTGCtactcctctgaaaactgctacATGCACAATCTGGTCCTTGGGATGTGCCATAGACAAAATTGTGGCTTTGCAAATACAGATCCCGTGAAAGATAACTGCCCTGTAATCACAGTCAGCAAATCGGAATCTGTCCAGCCTAATTCTGCTGAACAAGAAGGGACGTTTGCAGTGATGTGATTAAAATGGTAATGTGAGCCGACAACCCTGATCAAAGAAACGGTCTTGGCCTTTTCAAAGAACATGAAAAACATGCcttaaaatttaatttgggaGCAAGCTGCAAGTTTAGATAAAATTATTCCAAGCGAAGACCATTAAGGCCCTTTTCTAAATTGAACACTTAagctgttggaaaaaaaaaaatgaaaacagggaatcaggaagaaagaaagatttgCCCCGAGTCGGGGCTCGACCTGTGTTCCCTTAAAGTGTTTCTTACTTTCTATCATCTTTCTTAAGCACCAATACACACCACTGGTTTCCTTCATCTACCAAAGCATAAAATTGCCGGTCCTTTGACCTAACTTAAATCAAGGAAGTAGCAATGTTAGACTTAATTAAAAACAGCAAATATTTGTACAGCTGCCCACGGGTTCGCAGAGTAGAAATGGATTTTAGCATCAAATCTTGCTGTCTTAAGTCCTTTGGGAACTTCTTACAAAAACATATAGGATCCTCAGGCTTACTCTCTGGAGTTAGTTCAGGTGCGGCTCTTTCCCCTTTCAGATTTCCAACTTCTTTCGTCCTCAAACCTACGTTTTTTCTTAAACTCTAGATTACCAAAGCTGAGCAATGCGGCTTTCAATTGCAAACGGAGCAGAAACACCCAAACAACTAGTGAATGCCCATCTATTGGAAACAATCAAATAAGTTGCAGCAAGGTTGAATCGCTGCAAATAATTCCCGCCAAAAAAAAAGCCTCTGTAGCTAGGAGAGAAACGATAGTTTTTTGGTTTAGATTTCCAGATACGCTTCCCTGAATTTTTTGGCCATCTATTTTACACTCTACAGGCCGCATGAATTCTCCCAAAGGAAAAGCTTTTCTTTTCCGTCCGCATCCCCAAAGGGGAGCACAAATAACAAAGGGGGCTCACCTACCTattaagggaagaggagggaagaaaagtttTCCCGAGCACGGGTTTTTGGGAGCTGAAACCAACGAGTTACAGATTACAGGTGGAGGGGGGCGGGGCCGCGGACCCACGCCGGCAGAAAAGTAGCGAACTTGGAGCGTGCGGGGTTGGAAGCCGGCGGAAAATGTGACCTCGTTGACCTCGCTCACGCTCTCCGCCTCTCCTTCCCGATCTGCGCGAGGAGTAGGGCGGAAAAAACGCTGGCGGCCATGGCCGGCCCGACCCACCTTCAGGTCGCCGTCAGTCACCAGATAATGGCCCTGCAGACCCTGCGAGTCTTGCAGCAGCAGAGGGACAGAAACTTGGGCCAGCCTTCCGCAGCCCTGGGGCAGGCCGGCCCGAGAGGGGACGGAGCGAAGGCCCAGGGCTCGGCGGTGGTTGCGTCGGGAGGTGATGGGGGCGCCGCCTCCGGGCCCCGGGCCACAGGTCAGTGCGAGATGGCTCTCATGGCCGTGCGCACCGTGCTGGCCCGCGTCGTCGAGGCCACGTCGCAGCTTATTCAGGTGGAGCAGACGCTCCTGACCCCGCTGCATGAAGAACTGAACTTACCCGTCTACTTGAAAGTAagtcctcccccgcccccaggcccatttccctcctcctcccagcccAGGGTAATCCGCTGCGGGGGCGGAGTCGCGGCCCCAGCCTGACCCCCGGAGCCAAGGCCGGGCTGGCCCGGGCCGAGGGGCCGCGCTGATGGGAAGTGGGAGACTTGAGGTTAAGCTGCCGTAGGGGAAGGAAGGTTGTGGCAGGTTAAGAACGGTGCCTTGAAAAAGCATCCCGGAGGAAGAGTGGTCCCTACAAGTGGAGATACGCGGGGAAAACTTGCTTGTGTGTGTGCCCGAGGCAAGGAGGCAGCCTGTCTTCGctgggcctccttttccttcGGTATTAACCAGTCTTCACAACTGAACGCCTGGAGCAGAGGGGACGTGATCCCGTAGTCATCCATGTTGCCTTTTCACCTCCTGGGTGTCTAAATCATCACCTCCGCTGTGTGCTTGCGGCTGTGAAAACAGTTCGCCCAGCTTTATCCCGTAattatcaattaacatttatatagcgcttactgtgtgctagacacttcTTTTTGGGGTGGATTGGAAGGGGCCCTTAATAATAACGAAGTTATATTTATGTCAGGcgcttagtttttgtttttttaatggcgGATTAGAaagggccctgggttcaaatttttaAATCGTCGCCCCAGCTGTATGCTTCTGAATATGAAAACAGCCAGACTCGGAACTTAAtaattaacatttgtaaagcccttaattTTTGGTGGATTGGAAAGgatcctgggttcaagttttgaaATCATTACTCCTGCTATGTGTTTTTGGGTATGAAAACAGTGGGCTAACTTCATCatttaataacaacaaaaccccaaaataatgataattaatgtttatatagcacttgctgtgtgccaagcacttcatTTTGTGCTGGAGGGAAAGGgcattgagttcaaattttgaatCCATCACCCCTTTTGTGTGCTTTTAAACCCGAAAACGGTTGACCAAGGTCATTGCTTAACATAATAAacacatttatctagcacttgcTGTATACCAGGCATTAAATTTGGTGTATTGGAAAGGGCAATTGGTTCAAGTTTTGGTTCTCCTAATtaaaactgtgtgatcctggcctaGAGGCTTCCTTttccttggcttcagtttcctcttcttccaggACAAGGTTGGCCTCTGATCTCAaaggcccctttcagcttccctttcctgtgattaataaatgctttcctgtGGTACAGGTGGGATTAGTAAATCACCTGAATGTTTTCCGCACTAAATtatctttattccttttaaagttttttcacACCCCTGAGTTACATTTATTTTCACTACCAGTCTGGCTCACCCCTGGGCTCGAAGGCCTACTGAGTCAATaatctaaatgcttattgagcaGTCTTAGAAGGGCTGAGCCAGAAGTGTTGAAGTgtgaatattaatattaaatgccTGTTAAGTAAAAGAGCTTATATTTGTGTGGCACCTGTTCCCTCTTAAGGTTGCAAACTGCTTAACCCAATATTACTGATTGGCAGAGCAGCTACATAGCACGGCAGTATCTCcataaagggaaaaaaccctGGTTTAGGAGTCAATCTGGGTCCTGTCACTAATTCACTTTGCAACCTTTGGTGAGTCTGTTCCTTTGGgccttgtaaaatgaaagagtttggCTAAAATAAAAGGCTTCAACGAAATAATTTCCAAGGTATCTTCTAGCTTGGAGATTTTAAAGGCTTTGAGTGTCTTGGTTGTCAAACATGTGCCCAAAgggcttttaaaataattgtgtGACCATAAGAAGCTAAATGATAGCATGAGACGGAATTTGTAATACCCAGGTTTTGCCATTCTTGTACTTTAGAAGGAAAGCCATAATATACTGGGTGTGACTTTGACAtctgacagatttttttaaagctatattttacttcataaattaagaataaaataaatttaaaaataaaattacattttaacttATGTATCCAGACAAGGATTATGAGAGAATGATTGTGTTGTGTGAAAAGACTTCCACCTGGAGgccaggtcctcaagtgttggCCCTTTGACTTATTTGGGTCCCCACCCCTTGCTCTGGGTATTTGGGGTCACAGGAGAACAGTTTTAGAgcttagaagggacttcagatgtCATCTTGCCCAACCttcccatttttataaatgaggtcactagaaacacttttcacgcgaataaaatcagatctaaataaatggagaaatatcagttgctcatggttaggccgagctaatataataaaaatgacaattctacctaaattaatctatctattcagtgccataccaatcgaactaccaaaaattttttttactgagctggacaaaataataacaaaattcatttggaaaaacaagaggtctagagtatctaggatattaatgaaaagacatgctagagatggtggcttagccacaccagatattaaactgtactacacagcagcagtcatcaaaactgcctggtactggttaagaaacaggggtgtggatcagtggaataggataggtacacaaataggtgaaatcaacaagtttagcaatctactctttgataaacccaaagaggccagtttctgggctaataattcactatttcacaaaaactgttgggaaaattggaaaatggtagggcaaaaactgggcatagaccaatatcttacaccatataccaaaataaagtcaaaatgggttcatgatttaggagtaaaagttgatactctaagtaatttgggaaagcaaggaatagtttacttatcagatttgtggaaaagtaaagaattcatgacccaacaagagatagagagcattacaaaatgcaaaatggataattttgattatgtcaaattgaaatgtttttgtacaaaaaaagccaatgcaacaagaattaggagggaagcagaaaattgggagaaaatctttgcaactagtatctctgataaaggcctcatttctaaactatacagggaactgagccaaatatataggaatacaagccattctccagttgagaaatggtcaaaggatatgaacaggcagttttcagaggaagaaattaaagctatctacaggcatatggaaaaatgctctggatcgctgctgattagagaaatgcaaatcaaaacaactcttagataccacatctctcctgtcagattggctaaaataacaaatcaggagaatgataaatgctggaaaggatgtggggaaattggaacattgttgcattgctggtggagttgtgagctgatccagccattttggagggcggtttggaactatgcccaaagggctatagaaatgttcataccctttgacccagcaataccacttctagggttgtatcccaaagaaatcacgcaagcgggaaaaggacccatatgtacaagaatatttatagcagctctctttgtggtagccaagaattggaaagcaaagggatgcccatcaattggggaatggctgaacaagctgtggtatatgaaggtgatggaatactgttgtgccataagaagtggggatgatgcagacttcataacaacctggaaaaacctacacgacataatgctgagtgagcggagcagagccaggagaacgttgtgcacagccacagatatatggattctgtgaggaccaaccctgacatactgcgcttttctcagcaacctaagggacaaggacaactccaggggactcacgatggagaatgctatcttcatcgagacaaagaactgcgaagtttgaatacagactgaggcacactacatgctcgccttttctgcttctcttttgtttttgtttttggtttttcttttttttttttttttggttctgtttcttctttctcatgattcattccattggtcaaggttcttctccacgacttgactaatgcataaattaattcaatgcgaagtcatacatgacagttatatgagacttcatgccgtcttggggagggaggggggagagaggggagaaaaactggaactcaagactatgtagaaccgtgtgtggtaaactaaaaataaataaagaaatttataaaaaaaaaaaaaaagaaagtgt
This Trichosurus vulpecula isolate mTriVul1 chromosome 2, mTriVul1.pri, whole genome shotgun sequence DNA region includes the following protein-coding sequences:
- the DLEU7 gene encoding leukemia-associated protein 7, whose protein sequence is MAGPTHLQVAVSHQIMALQTLRVLQQQRDRNLGQPSAALGQAGPRGDGAKAQGSAVVASGGDGGAASGPRATGQCEMALMAVRTVLARVVEATSQLIQVEQTLLTPLHEELNLPVYLKDSVDFRNICNHMARQQGQAFDQDLNEAYQCLKTIIKKLIHSVLQLPADVRRLACIALRKVLQNLLNL